Genomic window (Pseudomonas sp. L5B5):
CCAGCAGAACCTGCTGGGCAGTTACGACCGGTTCCTGCCGGTGACCAGCAGCACCCGGTTGTTCGGCGGCGCCAGCGCAGGCCTGACCAAGTTGACCCAGGAATCTCCGGGGTTCAGCCGTGACAGCGATATCGGTTATGCGCTGGGCGTGCAGGCCGGTGTACTGCAGCAGGTTTCGCAAAATGCCTCGGTGGAGCTCGGTTACCGGTATCTGCGCAGCAATGCCGGGACCGAGATGAGCGCGCGCGGTGGCAGCAAGCAGGGCTCGCTGAGTCTCACCAGCAGCGCCCAGACCTACCTCTCGGCCAACTACGCTTTCTGAACAAGCGGCCGGGCTTGAACCACGCCGGACCGTGCCCAAGGCACGGCCCGGCGTTGGCATATCCATCACCGTGGCACAGGAGTGCCCCGCGGACGTCGAATTTTTGCCTGGGAGAGCATTATGAAATTGCTGGTCGTCGAGGATGAGGCGCTTCTGCGCCATCACCTGCAAACCCGCCTCACTGACAGCGGGCATGTCGTCGAGTCCGTGGCGAATGCCGAAGAGGCGTTGTACCAGACCGAGCAGTTCAACCACGAT
Coding sequences:
- a CDS encoding outer membrane beta-barrel protein, whose translation is MTSLKKLILAFTVLGASAAAQATDSNFASLTLGQTSDKIKKSGALNSNLGHPNTDGVIGKDTTWGLRVGQQNDQGRHYATYDYVSGSHNGVKLRQQNLLGSYDRFLPVTSSTRLFGGASAGLTKLTQESPGFSRDSDIGYALGVQAGVLQQVSQNASVELGYRYLRSNAGTEMSARGGSKQGSLSLTSSAQTYLSANYAF